The DNA region CATCGGCCTGTCCATCGTCATGGCCATCGGCATGGATCAGTTCGAGGAGATGCTCGCCGGCGCGCACGCCATCGACAACCACTTTCGCACTGCGCCGCTGGAGCAGAACGTACCGGCCATCATGGGCGTGCTCGGCGTGTGGTACGATGATTTCTGGGATGCGCAGTCCCACGCCATCCTGCCGTACGACCAGTACATGGACCGCTTCCCGGCCTACTTCCAGCAGGGGGACATGGAATCCAACGGCAAGCACGTGCGGCTGGACGGCAGCCGCGTGGACTACCAGACCGGGCCGGTCATCTGGGGCGAACCCGGCACCAACGGGCAGCACGCCTTCTACCAGCTCATCCACCAGGGCACCAAGCTCATCCCCTGCGACTTCCTGGCCCCGGCCGAGTCCCTTAACCCGCTTGGTGACCACCATCCCAAGCTGCTGGCCAACTTCCTGGCCCAGCCCGAGGCGCTGATGACGGGCAAAACCACGGCAGAGGTGGCCGGGGAGATGCGCAAGGCCGGCACGGACGAGGCCACCATCGAAAAGCTCGCGCCGCACCGCACCTTCGAAGGCAACAAGCCTACGAACTCCTTCCTCTTCCCCAAGCTTACGCCGTACACCCTGGGCTCGCTCATCGCGCTGTACGAGCACAAGATCTTCGTGCAGGGCGCTATCTGGTCCATCAACTCATTCGACCAGTGGGGCGTGGAGCTGGGCAAGCAGCTCGCCAAGTTCATCCTGCCGGAGCTCACGGGCGAGAGCGCGCCCAAGGAGCACGACTGCTCCACAAGCGGCCTCATCCAGGCCATTCTGGAGCTGCGCGGAAAGAAGTAGGGCGCGGTCCGGTCAATCCAATAATGAACAGCCGTCTTCCATGGGGGAGGCGGCTGTTTTTGCGTGGATCAAGCGCGGCTTGCAGGGCTGACTGATGATCGCCCCGGGTGCGCGAATGTCAGGGATTGATGCGCTTGCCGACAATGGTGAGGCTGTACTCGTTGCCGTCCATCTCCGCGATGCCGGGCAGTTGGCCCCACTCCTCGAACCCGAACGACCGGAACAGCCGCAGGCTGGGCTCGTTGTGCGAGAAGATGTAGCCGAGGATGGTCTTGATCCCGAGCTCCGGCGTTATCGAAATGGCTTCCTGCAACAGCCGCCTGCCCAGGCCTTTGCCTCGGCACGTCTCATCCACATAGATGCTGATCTCGGTCGTGTGGCTGTATGCAGGGCGGCCGTAGAACGACTCGAAGCTGACCCAGGCGGCTACGTCGCCATTCTCTTCGTGGACCAGAATGGGCCGGGTCTCCCGATTATGGCTGTTGAACCACTCCAGCTTCGATGCAACGCTGACCTCTTCGGTATCTGCCGTAGAGGTTCTGCGCGCTACGGTGGAGTTGTAGATGGCGACTATTGTAGGCAGGTCGTCGATGGTTGCGTGGCGCATGGGGGAATCCAACATTCATACGTGCGCTACGCAGAGTGCTCAATGGCGCATATCGTATGGATGGATAATGATTCAGAATTGATGCTCGATTAGAGTGGAGCGCAATACATCACGACGCTAATGCGCCAATCCTACACCAGATCGTCGGCCGGGGTGGCGCAGATGTTCTCCACCGTCTCCACGAGCTGGCCGATGTGGTAGCCGTCCACCAAAGCGTGGTGCACCTGCACGCAGAGCTGCGCTTCCAATCCGCCGTGGCGTTGCTGGAATTTGCCCAGGGTGAAGCGGGGCACGGTATCTCTGGGGCCGCCGTAGGCGTGTGTCAGGCCGGTAAAGGCCAGCCAGGGCAGGCTGGAGCAGTAGATCAGGTCGTCGCGCTCGTTGTTCGGGTTATCCTGGCCCGGTATGTTGATCGGGGCCGCCTTGCGCCGGCGGTCGAACTCGACAAGGCTGTCCGTGTACTCGAAGGTCGCGTAGCCGAACACACCCTGGCTCGCGCCAGGGAGCTTCGCAGCATACGAGGGGTGCACGATCTCGTACTCCACCACGTCCTCGCCGCGGAAGCGCATGCGGAATGCCGACACCTGGTTCGCCGCCGTGGACAGGGCGTAGAGCAGGCAGCTGAACGCGCTGATGGAGCGCTCCCTTGCCGAGTCCACCAGGACGCCGGCCTCCACCGGCACGGTGACGGCGTAGTGCGGATGGGCAAGGCCCTTGAACAGCCGGTAGTGCGGCGCGCGCTCCCAGCTTTCTAAATCGATGATCTTCATTATGCGGTTCCGTTCTGGTCCGGCGACGGCGTTTCCGGTGCAGGCTCTTCCGGGGCGGGCGCGTCCGGTGACGGCGTTTCCTCTGCGCCGGACGGCGGTGCGGGCTGGGCCTTCATGACCTCTCCGGCCTGGTTCACGGGCCGGAAGCGGTAGAGCACGGTGCGGCCGAAGTTGTCGGGCAGGAATATCTCCATCTCCACCCGCAGGTCGTCCGCGGTCCACTGGTCGTAGCTGGACTTGCCGGGCTCCAGCGGATACCAGCGGTCCGGGGCCGAGGGGTCCACGCGCGAGGAGTACACGGCGAGGCGCATGCCGTCCCAGCGTGCGGCGAACCACATGGCCGGGCCGTCGTACCCAGCCGCGTCCCAGGAAAGGACGAGGGTGGCGCTGGCCGGAAGGTCCACGGAGTACCAGTCGTCGCCGGCCTGGTGGCTGGGTTGCGCCGGGGCCTGGGCAAATGATCGCGGCCGGACGTTGTTGGCGACCAAAGCCAGGGCGCGCGGGGCCGGAATGCTCCAGTCTCCGGCAAGCTGCTCCGGCTCGCGGTCGGCAATGGTCATGTTGAAAAAGGTCAAAACGCCGTCGATGCTGAGATACGGGGCGTCGTTATCCAGCAGCACCGGGCCGGGCAGGGTCTCCTGGGCGCGGCTTGCAGCCGGCGCAACGAGCAACCCGGCAACGGCGAGGAACAGGACAAAAAGACGCGCAGGAAGGTGGAAAAAAGAGATGGTGTTGTCCATAAAATTAAAATTTTCTAAAAAAAGTCTTGACGATTGTTGAGACGTATTCAAACTACACCGGAGAGGCGGCCCGTTCAAGCATCCATTGCGGAGAAATACCTGTTGCCATGGTATGCTTTTTGCTTCTTATATTAGTGATGTGCTGGGCAGGCAGTTAATGCATCCGCAAGGTGTCGGATGATTTTTTTCTGCAAATAGACGCGTGATTTGCGTGAGTGTCCGCGTCCGTTGTATAATATTTGCCTCTATGCTATATTGTGCATGCGTGGAAATCATAGAGGGGTGATGTATGCGTATTCGAAGAGCGACTATACTGACCGCCATCCTGTTGGTGGTATTCTGTGTTCCAACGGCCCATGCCGCAAAGCTCGCTGTAAAATCGAGCCTCGTCATGGACCTGGGAACCGGGCGCGTTTTGTATGAGCAGGATGCGGACAGGAGAATTGCTCCCGCATCCCTCACAAAGATTATGACGTTGTACGTACTCAACGAGATGTTGCAGCAGGGCAAAGCGTCCACCAAGGATATCATCACGGTGAGCCGGCGCGCGGACGATACCGGTGGTTCGACCATGAACCTGAAAGCCGGCGAGAAGGTCACACTTGGCGAAGTCATGCGCGGCATGGCCATCGCCTCCGGCAATGACGGTTGCATTGCCGTGGCCGAGCATTTTGGCGGCATCAAGAAATGGGTTGCCAAGATGAACGCCAAGGCGCGTGAGCTCGGTATGACCAACACCACCTTCAAGAACCCCAACGGCCTGCCTGCAGAGGGCCAGCTGACCTCGGCGCGCGACATGATGCGTCTCGCCGTCAGCTACATACGGCGCTTTCCCAACACATTGCAGACCATGCACTGCAAGACGTCCTACACGCACAACGGCTACACCCGGCGCAACTCCAACCGCCTGCTCGGCAAGTGCGACGGTGTGGACGGGCTGAAGACCGGCTACGTGCGCGCCAGCGGATTCAACATTGTGGCTACGGCCAAGCGGAACGGACGGCGCATCATCGCCGTTGTTCTGGGCGGCAAGTCCTGGCGCATCCGCAACCGCGAGACCGAGAAGATTCTGGATGCGAGCTTCGCCGCCGTGCAGAGTGGCCGGACGTACGTGGCCCTGGGCGACGGCCCGGCGGTTCCCGATGTGGAGCCGGCGGAGAAGGTGCTGGCCTCCGGGGCGGACGTCATCTACTCCCTGCAGGAGAGCTCCTGGCGCAACAAGGTGGACGCCAAGAAACGCGCGGCCAGCCTGGAGAAGCGCGGGTTCGATGCGAGCATCGCCACGGTCAACCTGGGCTCCAAGGGAACCTGGCACCGGGTGATGATCGGCGTGTTCAAGAACCTGAGCGAGGCGCGCCAGTACAAGAGCGCCATCGCCGCCAAGTACGAGATGGGCTACACGCTCATCCTGAAGACCGCGAACCCCTACGCCGGGGAGACGCAGACCGGCGGCTAGCCAAGCGGCATCAGCGAACGACTGCACACGCCCCTCTGAGCGATCAGAGGGGCTTTTTTTGCGTGAATTGCCGGGAGCGTCCACAACGCCGCAGGGTAATTCACACCGCGCTGGTCCGTGAAGTCATTCCATGACCATTCTGTGTCGGGTGCGCATGGTTGGTACTGATACTACGACACTGCGCGTGGCATCTCGACTTTCTATAAGAATTTTCGTCGGATAGGGCCGCGAGCCTCTCTTCTCCCGCTATACCCTGCATTTAATACCATATGTTTCCCATAAGCTCAGCTATGGGGTGTGGGTGGATTTTGCACATCAGAAACCCAATCGTAACGTCGGCTCCTTGGTAGTGACATCCAACTTTGCCATAGATTCACGAGCAGGTTCGAGAGACGTCAGCATCTTCCAGGAGCAATCGTATGAGCAAGAAGGAGTCAATCGTGTCCGTAAGCGGCTCTGTGGCCGTCCGTACACGCAATCTCGGCAAGGTTTACCCCAACGGCACCAGGGCTCTGGAGGATGTCTCCGTTGCCATTGACAGCAACGAGTTCGTCGTCATCATCGGTCTTTCCGGCGCCGGCAAGTCCACCTTTCTGCGTTGCATCAACCGGCTTATCTACCCCACCGAGGGCAGTCTGGAGCTTCTGGGCGAGGACATCACCCACCTCTCCGGCGCCAGGCTCAAACAGGTCCGCCGCAAGGCGGGCATGATCTTCCAGCAGTTCCACCTCGTGCGGCGGCTGACTGTG from Oceanidesulfovibrio marinus includes:
- a CDS encoding D-alanyl-D-alanine carboxypeptidase family protein is translated as MRIRRATILTAILLVVFCVPTAHAAKLAVKSSLVMDLGTGRVLYEQDADRRIAPASLTKIMTLYVLNEMLQQGKASTKDIITVSRRADDTGGSTMNLKAGEKVTLGEVMRGMAIASGNDGCIAVAEHFGGIKKWVAKMNAKARELGMTNTTFKNPNGLPAEGQLTSARDMMRLAVSYIRRFPNTLQTMHCKTSYTHNGYTRRNSNRLLGKCDGVDGLKTGYVRASGFNIVATAKRNGRRIIAVVLGGKSWRIRNRETEKILDASFAAVQSGRTYVALGDGPAVPDVEPAEKVLASGADVIYSLQESSWRNKVDAKKRAASLEKRGFDASIATVNLGSKGTWHRVMIGVFKNLSEARQYKSAIAAKYEMGYTLILKTANPYAGETQTGG
- the pgi gene encoding glucose-6-phosphate isomerase — encoded protein: MSALTDSPAWNALEGHKHAMADVHMRDLFRKDPERFRKFSLTVENILFDYSKNRITEETMGLLFDLARACKVEERRDAMFAGERINVTEDRAVLHVALRNRSNTPMGPVENGAPTNVMPEVNRVLDKMRRFSEAVRSGAWKGFTGKAITDVVNIGIGGSDLGPVMATHALAHYADGPQVHFVSNVDGTHMAETLRRLDPETTMFLVASKTFTTQETMTNAHTARDWLLAAFEDKAAVARHFAALSTNTEGVQEFGIDTENMFEFWDWVGGRYSLWSAIGLSIVMAIGMDQFEEMLAGAHAIDNHFRTAPLEQNVPAIMGVLGVWYDDFWDAQSHAILPYDQYMDRFPAYFQQGDMESNGKHVRLDGSRVDYQTGPVIWGEPGTNGQHAFYQLIHQGTKLIPCDFLAPAESLNPLGDHHPKLLANFLAQPEALMTGKTTAEVAGEMRKAGTDEATIEKLAPHRTFEGNKPTNSFLFPKLTPYTLGSLIALYEHKIFVQGAIWSINSFDQWGVELGKQLAKFILPELTGESAPKEHDCSTSGLIQAILELRGKK
- a CDS encoding CatA-like O-acetyltransferase, whose amino-acid sequence is MKIIDLESWERAPHYRLFKGLAHPHYAVTVPVEAGVLVDSARERSISAFSCLLYALSTAANQVSAFRMRFRGEDVVEYEIVHPSYAAKLPGASQGVFGYATFEYTDSLVEFDRRRKAAPINIPGQDNPNNERDDLIYCSSLPWLAFTGLTHAYGGPRDTVPRFTLGKFQQRHGGLEAQLCVQVHHALVDGYHIGQLVETVENICATPADDLV
- a CDS encoding GNAT family N-acetyltransferase, yielding MRHATIDDLPTIVAIYNSTVARRTSTADTEEVSVASKLEWFNSHNRETRPILVHEENGDVAAWVSFESFYGRPAYSHTTEISIYVDETCRGKGLGRRLLQEAISITPELGIKTILGYIFSHNEPSLRLFRSFGFEEWGQLPGIAEMDGNEYSLTIVGKRINP